In Achromobacter spanius, the following proteins share a genomic window:
- a CDS encoding Bug family tripartite tricarboxylate transporter substrate binding protein, with translation MTSSFLPRMVLKAALFKVASRGAAALCAVAFTVLPATASAAEFPDHPIRWLVPFSAGGGSDIATRIVAKHVGDALGQAVVVENRPGAATIVAAQETARAAPDGYTLMTAGMSTLALNPWLYKNLPYDPGRNLTPVSTLVALPIVLVTSPGSKLTDMPAVLQYLRSEQPGSYASLGVGSPHHLAMELFLESIGGRATAIPYKGTPPALQDVASGVVPMMMADLAAARPLIQAGKLRAIAVPAAQRSAQLPDVPTFAEVGADPFEAAAWQGVVAPAGTPAPIVDKLSRAIVAALKSPDVVKQLRLQGMEPTGSTPAGFAEYASEERERWGAVIRHKGISVE, from the coding sequence ATGACTAGCAGCTTCCTGCCGCGCATGGTGTTGAAGGCGGCGTTGTTCAAGGTGGCATCGAGGGGCGCCGCCGCGCTTTGCGCCGTGGCGTTCACCGTGTTGCCCGCCACCGCCTCGGCGGCGGAATTTCCCGATCATCCCATCCGTTGGCTCGTGCCGTTCAGCGCCGGGGGCGGCAGCGATATCGCCACCCGCATCGTCGCCAAGCACGTGGGCGACGCGCTGGGCCAAGCGGTCGTGGTTGAAAACCGCCCGGGCGCCGCCACCATCGTCGCGGCGCAAGAAACCGCCCGCGCCGCGCCCGACGGCTATACCTTGATGACGGCGGGCATGAGCACGCTGGCGTTGAACCCCTGGCTATACAAGAACCTGCCTTATGACCCCGGCCGCAACCTGACGCCGGTGTCCACGCTGGTGGCCTTGCCCATCGTGCTGGTGACCTCGCCCGGTTCCAAGCTGACCGACATGCCGGCCGTCTTGCAGTATTTGCGTAGCGAGCAGCCGGGCAGTTATGCGTCCTTGGGCGTGGGCAGCCCGCACCATCTGGCGATGGAACTGTTCCTGGAGTCGATCGGTGGGCGCGCCACCGCCATCCCGTACAAGGGCACGCCGCCTGCGTTGCAGGACGTGGCATCCGGCGTGGTGCCCATGATGATGGCTGACCTGGCCGCCGCCCGGCCGCTGATTCAGGCGGGCAAGCTGCGCGCCATTGCCGTGCCTGCCGCGCAGCGTTCGGCCCAGCTGCCGGACGTGCCGACGTTTGCCGAAGTGGGCGCGGATCCCTTCGAGGCCGCGGCGTGGCAAGGCGTGGTGGCGCCAGCCGGCACGCCCGCGCCCATCGTCGATAAGCTCAGCCGCGCCATCGTGGCGGCATTGAAATCTCCCGACGTGGTCAAGCAACTGCGGTTGCAGGGCATGGAGCCCACGGGCAGCACGCCGGCGGGCTTCGCCGAGTATGCAAGCGAAGAGCGCGAGCGCTGGGGCGCGGTGATCCGCCACAAGGGCATCTCGGTGGAATAA
- a CDS encoding EamA family transporter, with translation MTAATLNAGQNAPASTLLPTLSLIGAMASLCIGTSFAKSLFPEVGAQGTTAYRIVIGAIILMAFWRPWRFPLTRQNAAKIALYGVTLACMNLLFYMALRTLPLGVAIAIEFTGPLTLAVVLSRRAIDFVWIACALAGLVLLIPTGQSIHDLDPTGIAYALAAAVCWALYIIFGKMAGNVHGGQATSLGLLAATMVALPVGAAHAGMALLDPSLILAGIGVGILSSALPYSLEMVALRRLPQKTFGVLLSMEPAMGALAGVIVLNEHLTQTQWLAIGGIIIASAGCAATAQRGKKRQAPVHD, from the coding sequence ATGACCGCCGCCACCTTGAACGCCGGGCAAAACGCCCCCGCCTCCACCCTGCTTCCCACGCTGTCGCTGATCGGCGCCATGGCCTCGCTGTGCATCGGCACCTCGTTCGCCAAATCCTTGTTTCCGGAAGTGGGCGCGCAGGGCACGACTGCCTATCGCATCGTCATCGGCGCCATCATCCTGATGGCGTTCTGGCGCCCGTGGCGCTTTCCGCTGACCCGGCAAAACGCCGCCAAGATCGCGCTGTACGGGGTGACGCTGGCGTGCATGAACCTGCTGTTCTACATGGCGCTGCGCACGCTGCCCCTGGGCGTGGCCATTGCCATTGAATTCACCGGGCCGCTGACGCTGGCGGTGGTGCTGTCGCGGCGCGCCATCGATTTTGTGTGGATTGCCTGTGCGCTGGCCGGGCTGGTGCTGCTGATTCCCACCGGTCAATCCATCCACGACCTGGACCCGACCGGCATTGCCTACGCGCTGGCCGCCGCCGTGTGCTGGGCGCTGTACATCATCTTCGGCAAAATGGCCGGCAACGTGCATGGCGGCCAGGCGACGTCATTGGGCTTGCTGGCGGCGACGATGGTGGCATTGCCCGTGGGCGCGGCGCATGCGGGCATGGCCTTGCTGGACCCGTCGTTGATCCTGGCCGGGATCGGGGTGGGCATTCTGTCGAGCGCGCTGCCCTATTCGCTGGAGATGGTGGCGCTGCGGCGTCTGCCTCAGAAAACGTTTGGCGTGCTGCTCAGCATGGAACCCGCCATGGGCGCGCTGGCCGGCGTGATCGTGCTGAATGAACATCTGACCCAGACGCAATGGCTGGCCATCGGCGGCATCATCATTGCGTCGGCGGGTTGCGCGGCCACGGCACAGCGCGGAAAGAAGCGTCAGGCGCCGGTGCACGACTAG
- a CDS encoding LysE family translocator, whose product MPSLQLFLLFLAADAALKLTPGPDMALTLSRGMTQGFRPAFHSVLGNVAAGFIQVPAVVLGLASALQAFPTLFVGIKAAGGLYLGYLGVKAMIRCARSADVSLSARPGDARDAFWQGFMTNLLNPKVLLFMIAFLPQFTSPANGPVWIQMLVLGITMKLLSLPYGSGFAYGASRIRGWVGRNPWFLRMQQGLLGAVMLGLALYVLYSTAATPAP is encoded by the coding sequence ATGCCCTCGCTCCAGCTTTTCCTGCTTTTTCTTGCCGCTGACGCAGCGCTCAAGCTCACGCCTGGGCCGGACATGGCGCTGACCTTGTCGCGTGGCATGACCCAGGGATTTCGCCCCGCTTTCCATAGCGTGCTGGGTAACGTAGCGGCAGGCTTCATCCAGGTACCGGCCGTGGTGCTGGGCCTGGCGTCCGCGCTGCAAGCCTTTCCGACGCTGTTCGTGGGCATCAAGGCCGCGGGCGGTTTGTATCTGGGCTACCTGGGTGTCAAGGCAATGATCCGTTGCGCGCGGTCGGCCGATGTTTCCCTGTCGGCCCGCCCCGGCGATGCGCGCGACGCATTCTGGCAAGGCTTCATGACCAACCTGCTGAATCCCAAGGTGCTGCTGTTCATGATCGCCTTCCTGCCGCAGTTCACGTCGCCGGCAAACGGACCCGTCTGGATTCAGATGCTGGTGCTGGGCATCACCATGAAGCTGCTCAGCCTGCCCTACGGCAGTGGCTTCGCCTACGGCGCTTCGCGCATACGCGGATGGGTCGGACGCAATCCCTGGTTCTTGCGCATGCAGCAAGGCCTGCTGGGCGCCGTCATGCTGGGCCTGGCGCTGTATGTGCTTTACTCCACGGCCGCCACGCCGGCGCCGTGA
- a CDS encoding Lrp/AsnC family transcriptional regulator: protein MELDDFDLQILQSLQEDNQRTSQDVAQRVNLSPVSCLRRMKRLREAGVVTADVSVVDPAALGRGIMMVVLVSLESERVDKLDVFKRAMLGAPEVMQCLSVTGEVDFVLTLTMIDMADYDTFAQRHFWGNPNVKRFSTLVVMNPVKNTLTVPVSV, encoded by the coding sequence ATGGAACTAGACGATTTCGACCTTCAAATCCTGCAAAGCCTGCAGGAAGACAACCAGCGCACCAGCCAGGACGTTGCCCAGCGGGTGAACCTGTCGCCCGTGTCGTGCCTGCGCCGCATGAAGCGGCTGCGTGAAGCCGGGGTGGTGACGGCCGACGTGTCCGTGGTGGACCCGGCCGCGCTGGGGCGCGGCATCATGATGGTGGTGCTGGTGTCGCTGGAGAGCGAGCGCGTCGACAAGCTGGACGTGTTCAAGCGCGCCATGCTGGGCGCGCCCGAGGTCATGCAGTGCCTGTCCGTGACGGGCGAAGTCGACTTCGTGCTGACGCTGACCATGATCGACATGGCCGACTACGACACCTTTGCCCAACGCCACTTCTGGGGCAACCCCAACGTCAAGCGCTTCTCCACCCTGGTAGTGATGAATCCGGTGAAGAACACGCTGACGGTGCCGGTGTCGGTTTAG
- a CDS encoding carbon-nitrogen hydrolase family protein yields the protein MTAPRIRLIQPTLVDGDVAGNLAKLLRAIDAASGQTDLIVFPETSVSGFPTPDNVAELAEPMDGPSVTSLRQAARQARVSVAFGFAEVDGGRYFNTGVLIDEAGQVLLRYRKTMLYDSDQDVFEPGTDFPVCQWRGMTLGMLICFDIEFPAPARALGRQRVDLTVLLDGMMHPYGHVHRHAIPIRALDNQMHIVMANRVGPGERYEFSGESQAADPSGGTVALAPAYGEAVIDLTLDIGAPARARAAYPGNGQAETG from the coding sequence ATGACCGCCCCGCGCATCCGCCTGATTCAACCCACGCTCGTCGACGGCGATGTCGCCGGCAATCTGGCGAAACTGTTGCGCGCCATCGATGCCGCCTCCGGCCAGACAGACCTGATCGTCTTCCCGGAGACCAGCGTCTCGGGCTTTCCCACGCCAGACAACGTGGCCGAGCTTGCCGAGCCAATGGATGGCCCGTCGGTAACGTCACTGCGGCAGGCCGCCCGGCAAGCGCGTGTCAGCGTGGCGTTCGGCTTCGCTGAAGTCGATGGCGGCCGCTATTTCAATACCGGCGTGCTGATCGATGAAGCGGGACAGGTGCTGCTGCGTTATCGCAAGACCATGTTGTACGACTCGGACCAGGACGTGTTCGAGCCGGGTACCGACTTTCCGGTCTGCCAATGGCGTGGCATGACCCTCGGCATGCTGATCTGTTTCGACATTGAATTTCCCGCCCCTGCCCGTGCCCTGGGACGCCAGCGGGTAGACCTGACCGTGCTGCTTGACGGCATGATGCATCCCTACGGTCACGTACATCGACATGCCATTCCGATACGCGCCTTGGACAACCAGATGCATATCGTCATGGCCAACCGCGTCGGGCCTGGCGAACGCTACGAATTCAGCGGAGAAAGCCAGGCGGCCGACCCGTCCGGCGGCACCGTGGCGTTGGCGCCTGCCTATGGCGAAGCGGTGATCGACCTGACGCTCGACATCGGCGCGCCCGCCCGCGCGCGCGCCGCCTACCCCGGCAACGGCCAGGCTGAAACCGGCTAA
- a CDS encoding purine-cytosine permease family protein yields the protein MHLSETAATARASVKIERHSIDYIPESERHATLAGQGPFWFLGNFHFFTISIGFVGPSLGLTAFWTTLAGALGIMFGTLFMAFHGAQGPQMGLPQMIQSRAQFGYRGVVLALAATLFVFAGFNVVNVSLIMDGLHKVFGLPRTLIAVVAIAAGACLAIFGHDLMHRAFRRALWLTLPLYALVTGALMLGVTGNAPSPLPGLGFSASAFAAQFAIAASYNIAYAPYVSDYSRYLPRRTNPRRLILAIFLGASLSGSWMIGLGAWLAQTLRATDALAALHQIGNALMPGFGSVLVVVSVAGFLPVIALNTYSAMLTLLTGVDSLRPIRPTRRARVITIMLISITILIFATSVPGSGVALLNTFLVLLLYFLVPWTSVNLVDYFFVRKGRYAIPHFFTPHGLYGAWGARGIAAYLVGFAAMIPFFNIVDAASQQPIFVGWAAQRLDGVDLAWLVGLAVSGAVYAVLARSLDLAAEDHAIQNIQGSDFAPAPRLEGDPS from the coding sequence ATGCATCTTTCCGAGACTGCGGCGACCGCCCGCGCAAGCGTGAAGATCGAACGCCATTCGATCGACTACATCCCCGAAAGCGAGCGCCACGCCACGCTGGCCGGCCAGGGGCCATTCTGGTTCCTGGGCAATTTCCACTTTTTCACGATCTCCATCGGCTTCGTCGGCCCCAGCCTGGGGCTGACCGCTTTCTGGACCACGCTGGCCGGCGCGCTGGGCATTATGTTCGGCACGCTCTTCATGGCGTTTCATGGCGCGCAGGGCCCTCAGATGGGCCTTCCGCAGATGATCCAGTCGCGCGCGCAGTTCGGCTATCGCGGCGTGGTGCTGGCGTTGGCCGCCACCTTGTTCGTCTTCGCCGGCTTCAACGTCGTCAACGTGTCGCTGATCATGGATGGCCTGCACAAGGTATTCGGCCTGCCGCGCACGCTTATCGCCGTTGTGGCCATTGCGGCGGGCGCATGCCTGGCCATCTTCGGCCACGATCTGATGCACCGCGCGTTCAGGCGCGCCCTGTGGCTGACCTTGCCGTTGTACGCCCTGGTGACGGGCGCTCTGATGCTGGGCGTCACCGGCAACGCACCGTCGCCGCTACCCGGCCTTGGCTTCAGCGCCAGCGCCTTCGCCGCTCAGTTCGCCATCGCGGCCAGCTACAACATCGCGTACGCGCCTTACGTGTCCGACTATTCCCGCTACCTGCCCCGACGCACCAACCCCCGGCGATTGATTCTGGCGATCTTCCTGGGTGCGTCGCTGTCGGGCAGCTGGATGATCGGGCTGGGCGCGTGGCTGGCCCAGACGCTGCGGGCCACCGACGCGCTGGCGGCCTTGCATCAGATCGGCAACGCGCTCATGCCGGGATTCGGCAGCGTGCTGGTGGTGGTGTCGGTGGCGGGTTTTCTGCCCGTGATTGCGCTGAACACCTATAGCGCAATGCTCACGCTGCTGACCGGCGTCGATTCCCTGCGGCCTATCCGCCCCACGCGGCGCGCCCGCGTCATCACGATCATGTTGATCAGCATCACGATCCTGATTTTCGCCACCTCGGTCCCCGGCAGCGGGGTCGCGCTGCTGAACACCTTCCTGGTGCTGCTCCTGTACTTCCTGGTGCCGTGGACGTCGGTCAACCTGGTTGACTACTTCTTCGTGCGCAAGGGCCGTTATGCCATCCCGCATTTCTTCACGCCCCACGGCCTCTACGGCGCGTGGGGCGCGCGCGGCATCGCCGCATACCTTGTCGGCTTCGCCGCGATGATCCCGTTCTTCAACATTGTCGACGCCGCGAGCCAGCAGCCGATCTTCGTGGGCTGGGCGGCGCAGCGCCTGGATGGCGTGGATCTTGCCTGGCTCGTCGGGCTGGCCGTCTCCGGCGCGGTGTATGCGGTGCTGGCGCGCTCGCTGGACCTGGCCGCGGAAGACCACGCCATCCAGAACATCCAGGGAAGCGATTTCGCCCCTGCCCCGAGGCTTGAAGGAGACCCATCATGA
- a CDS encoding Bug family tripartite tricarboxylate transporter substrate binding protein: MRWNLPARAAAVCLAACAVMPLAHADYPAKKPLSLIVPYPAGGASDASARQFGVHIAHALKQQVVVENVGGGAGMLGARRVLTSAPDGYTFLHGSANEVILSPFLNAAAHYKPEDFRLTQPISEATIVLLARADLPVNSVDEFIAYAKRPGATPLTFGSVGVGSLYHIMTEYLGRRVGAEFLHVPYRGAAPALQDLIGRQVDFAVLPYQQAMEGMAAQQQLKILTSFSDTLPAPLAKLPRISQSKTIPDFVYTIAGGYYVRQDTPAPEVDTLRRAVGYALEQPDLRTRMEAEGRLLLAPMSQQDADAYATAQVAKYRQMIQTLGLKPM; the protein is encoded by the coding sequence ATGCGTTGGAATCTACCGGCCCGGGCGGCCGCCGTCTGTCTTGCGGCCTGCGCCGTGATGCCCCTGGCCCACGCGGACTACCCGGCCAAGAAGCCCTTGAGCCTGATCGTGCCCTATCCGGCGGGCGGCGCCAGCGATGCCTCGGCGCGCCAGTTCGGCGTGCACATCGCGCACGCGCTCAAGCAGCAGGTGGTGGTGGAAAACGTGGGCGGCGGCGCGGGCATGCTGGGCGCGCGCCGCGTGCTGACCAGCGCGCCTGACGGCTACACCTTCCTGCACGGGTCCGCCAACGAGGTCATCCTCAGCCCCTTCCTGAACGCCGCCGCGCACTACAAGCCCGAAGACTTCCGGCTGACGCAACCCATCAGCGAAGCCACCATCGTGCTGCTCGCGCGCGCGGATCTGCCGGTGAACAGCGTCGACGAATTCATCGCCTACGCCAAGCGGCCGGGCGCCACGCCCCTGACCTTCGGCAGCGTGGGCGTGGGGTCGCTCTACCACATCATGACGGAGTACCTGGGCCGGCGCGTGGGCGCGGAATTCCTGCACGTGCCCTATCGCGGCGCAGCGCCCGCGCTGCAAGACCTGATCGGGCGCCAGGTGGATTTCGCGGTGCTGCCCTACCAGCAGGCAATGGAAGGCATGGCCGCGCAACAACAGTTGAAAATCCTGACCAGCTTCTCTGACACGCTGCCCGCCCCGCTGGCCAAGCTACCGCGGATTTCGCAAAGCAAAACCATCCCGGACTTCGTCTACACCATCGCGGGCGGTTACTACGTGCGCCAGGACACGCCCGCGCCCGAAGTGGACACCTTGCGCCGCGCCGTGGGCTACGCGCTGGAACAGCCCGACCTGCGCACGCGGATGGAAGCCGAGGGGCGACTGCTATTGGCGCCGATGAGCCAGCAGGACGCCGATGCCTACGCCACGGCGCAGGTGGCCAAGTACCGCCAGATGATCCAGACCCTGGGCCTCAAGCCGATGTAG
- a CDS encoding LysR family transcriptional regulator, protein MDDVLEFKRTLCLLQVIETGTLRAAADQLNTDPSAISRAIARLEADTGLTLLERRGRGVVPTDAGRLVALFARRQQDLNESFQAEVNNLKSATRGHVELALGEGFVDMLLEPVLLSFVRKHPDITYSIHVAGTNETVRRLVEERVQIALAFQPPNDVRLRSHYSRPAPMRVHVHKDHPLARSRRALRLADLAPYGWAAMDESFGVRQHIQAAELDENVKLKPALLTNSFKILWEFASQGLGYVVNPLSMPLKGAQFRQMVSLPLANPILNNSRTHVISLAGRHLPPATASMLRHILKTFPALESRRA, encoded by the coding sequence ATGGATGATGTCCTGGAGTTCAAACGGACGCTGTGCCTGCTGCAAGTCATAGAAACCGGCACGCTGCGCGCCGCCGCCGATCAACTCAATACCGACCCGTCCGCCATCAGCCGCGCCATTGCCCGCCTGGAAGCCGACACCGGGCTGACGCTGCTGGAACGGCGCGGGCGCGGCGTGGTGCCCACCGACGCCGGACGCCTGGTGGCGCTGTTCGCGCGTCGCCAGCAAGACCTGAACGAGTCCTTCCAGGCCGAGGTCAACAACCTGAAAAGCGCCACCCGAGGTCATGTGGAACTGGCGCTGGGTGAAGGCTTTGTCGATATGCTGCTGGAACCCGTGCTGCTGTCCTTCGTGCGCAAGCATCCCGACATCACCTACAGCATCCACGTGGCCGGCACCAATGAAACCGTGCGTCGCCTCGTAGAAGAGCGCGTGCAGATTGCGCTGGCCTTCCAGCCACCCAACGACGTGCGCCTGCGGTCGCACTATTCCCGCCCCGCGCCCATGCGCGTCCACGTACACAAAGACCACCCGCTGGCGCGTTCGCGGCGCGCCTTGCGGCTGGCGGACCTGGCGCCTTACGGCTGGGCCGCCATGGACGAATCGTTTGGCGTGCGCCAGCACATCCAGGCGGCCGAGCTGGACGAGAACGTCAAGCTCAAGCCCGCGCTGCTGACCAATTCGTTCAAGATCCTGTGGGAGTTCGCCAGCCAGGGCCTGGGTTATGTGGTGAACCCGCTGTCCATGCCGCTTAAAGGCGCGCAGTTTCGTCAGATGGTGTCGCTGCCACTGGCCAACCCCATTCTGAACAACAGCCGCACGCACGTGATCAGTTTGGCGGGCAGGCACCTGCCCCCCGCCACCGCCAGCATGCTGCGCCACATCCTGAAGACCTTTCCCGCCTTGGAGTCGCGCCGCGCCTAG
- a CDS encoding M20 aminoacylase family protein, with translation MANVESPLSPELLRHMREWRRDLHAHPETAFCEFRTADLVARELDRAGAVVHRGLGKTGVVGTLTRGEGPVIGLRADMDALDMQELGDASHRSTIPGKMHGCGHDGHTAMLLGAAHHLAADTGWRGTLHLIFQPAEEHAGGGLAMVQDGLFDRFPCDAVYALHNSPNLPFGTVATRVGTVMANCDTYEITVTGKGCHAAQPEHGVDPIVAAAQLVAAMQTIVSRNVKPTDALALSITQIHAGDTWNVVPNSVMLRGSCRTLTAATRDLAERRLREVCAGVAVSSGASIDVQFFRGYPACVNTDAEVRLAVRAAVRVVGADKVDAACTPRMGSEDFAYMLQQRPGAYVFVGAGRPGVENPPVHNPYYDFNDDILPLGGHYWVELVKAAMPA, from the coding sequence ATGGCTAACGTTGAATCGCCCCTGAGCCCGGAACTGCTGCGCCACATGCGCGAATGGCGCCGCGATTTGCACGCGCATCCCGAAACCGCTTTCTGTGAATTCCGCACGGCCGACCTGGTGGCGCGCGAACTGGACCGGGCCGGCGCCGTGGTGCATCGCGGGCTGGGCAAGACCGGCGTGGTGGGCACGCTGACGCGCGGCGAAGGTCCAGTGATCGGCCTGCGCGCCGACATGGATGCGCTGGACATGCAGGAACTGGGCGACGCCTCGCACCGGTCAACCATCCCCGGCAAGATGCACGGCTGCGGCCACGACGGCCACACGGCCATGCTGCTGGGCGCGGCGCACCATCTGGCGGCCGACACGGGGTGGCGCGGTACCTTGCACCTGATCTTCCAGCCTGCCGAGGAACACGCGGGCGGCGGCCTGGCCATGGTGCAGGATGGCCTGTTCGACCGCTTTCCCTGCGATGCGGTGTACGCACTGCACAACTCGCCCAACCTGCCGTTCGGCACGGTGGCCACGCGCGTGGGCACGGTCATGGCCAACTGCGACACCTATGAAATCACCGTCACCGGCAAGGGTTGCCATGCCGCGCAGCCCGAACATGGCGTGGACCCCATCGTGGCGGCGGCGCAGCTGGTTGCCGCCATGCAGACCATCGTCAGCCGCAACGTGAAGCCCACCGACGCCTTGGCGCTGAGCATCACGCAGATTCACGCGGGCGACACCTGGAACGTGGTGCCCAACAGCGTGATGCTGCGCGGCAGTTGCCGCACGCTGACCGCCGCCACGCGCGACCTGGCCGAACGCCGCTTGCGCGAGGTGTGCGCGGGCGTGGCCGTGAGTTCGGGCGCCAGCATCGACGTGCAGTTTTTTCGCGGTTATCCGGCCTGCGTCAACACCGACGCCGAGGTCCGGTTGGCCGTGCGCGCGGCGGTGCGCGTGGTGGGCGCGGACAAGGTGGATGCGGCTTGCACGCCGCGCATGGGTTCGGAAGATTTCGCCTACATGTTGCAGCAGCGGCCCGGCGCTTATGTGTTTGTCGGCGCGGGCCGGCCGGGCGTTGAGAACCCGCCTGTGCACAACCCGTACTACGACTTCAACGACGACATTCTTCCGCTGGGCGGGCACTACTGGGTAGAGCTGGTGAAAGCGGCGATGCCGGCCTAG